A region from the Anomaloglossus baeobatrachus isolate aAnoBae1 chromosome 11, aAnoBae1.hap1, whole genome shotgun sequence genome encodes:
- the LOC142257227 gene encoding heat shock protein 30C-like, translated as MYPYRQSQYSYSPYRNSSQAPEPDIDLLARQLDEDMMSMRTELERRMQQLHPTPLALPPMEVDVRRSPTWNRYSVAPLTRSASLARPRTEKFELTVDVSPFSPEELTVKTEGRRLTVIGKRDKKTETENGGCHHELRDFKREAELPEGVNPEDVLCSMSSDGQLHIQTQCLALPTVEERLVPIQVGRPSVGGLRGLY; from the coding sequence ATGTATCCTTACAGACAATCCCAATACTCATACAGCCCATATAGGAATTCTTCTCAGGCACCAGAACCAGATATTGACCTCCTTGCCAGACAGCTGGATGAAGACATGATGAGCATGAGGACTGAACTTGAGAGGAGGATGCAGCAGCTCCACCCGACCCCCTTGGCATTGCCACCAATGGAGGTGGACGTGAGAAGGAGTCCAACTTGGAACAGATACTCTGTAGCCCCTTTGACCAGGTCTGCTTCATTGGCAAGACCAAGAACAGAGAAGTTTGAGCTTACTGTGGATGTGAGCCCTTTCTCTCCTGAAGAGCTGACTGTAAAAACAGAAGGCAGGAGACTGACAGTGATTGGAAAACGTGACAAGAAGACAGAGACTGAGAATGGCGGCTGCCACCATGAATTACGAGACTTCAAAAGGGAGGCAGAGCTGCCAGAGGGTGTGAATCCTGAAGACGTCCTGTGCTCCATGTCTAGTGATGGGCAACTCCACATTCAGACTCAATGCTTGGCTCTACCAACTGTCGAGGAGAGACTTGTCCCCATCCAAGTAGGCCGGCCCTCAGTTGGTGGACTGAGAGGTCTCTATTAG